In one Candidatus Ozemobacteraceae bacterium genomic region, the following are encoded:
- a CDS encoding NAD-dependent epimerase: MNVLVTGAAGFIGYHVSEKLLARGDTVVGFDNVNDYYEVSLKEARLARLTGKPGFRFVRADLADKAAVDRLFAEHRFDRVIHLAAQAGVRYSLEHPEAYVEANLVGFVNILEACRHAKIPHLAYASSSSVYGANTRMPFSVHHNVDHPVSLYAATKKANELMAHTYSHLFRLPTTGLRFFTVYGPWGRPDMALFGFTKKILAGQPIEVFNQGKMRRDFTYIDDIVEGVVRVSDRIPEPDPAWTGEHPDPGTSLAPYRVYNIGNHQPVELLEFIGIIEKKLGRTAEKKLMPIQPGDVPATYADVSDLQRDVGFAPATPLEVGIGRFIDWYREYYKIS, encoded by the coding sequence ATGAACGTTCTTGTCACCGGAGCCGCCGGATTCATCGGATACCACGTCAGCGAAAAACTGCTCGCCCGCGGCGACACCGTCGTCGGCTTCGACAACGTCAACGATTACTACGAGGTCTCCCTGAAGGAAGCACGCCTGGCCCGCCTGACCGGGAAGCCCGGTTTTCGCTTCGTTCGTGCCGACCTGGCCGACAAGGCCGCCGTCGATCGTCTGTTCGCCGAGCACCGCTTCGACCGCGTCATCCACCTCGCAGCCCAGGCCGGCGTGCGGTATAGTCTCGAACACCCCGAAGCCTACGTCGAGGCGAACCTGGTTGGCTTCGTGAACATCCTCGAAGCCTGCCGGCACGCGAAGATTCCTCACCTGGCCTACGCCTCGTCGAGCTCGGTCTACGGCGCCAACACGCGCATGCCATTCTCGGTCCACCACAACGTCGACCACCCCGTCTCCCTGTATGCCGCGACGAAAAAGGCCAACGAGCTGATGGCCCATACCTACTCGCATCTGTTCCGGCTCCCGACGACCGGCCTGCGGTTCTTTACCGTCTACGGCCCCTGGGGCCGCCCCGACATGGCCCTGTTCGGCTTCACGAAGAAGATCCTGGCCGGCCAGCCGATCGAGGTGTTCAACCAGGGGAAGATGCGGCGCGACTTCACCTACATCGACGACATCGTGGAAGGCGTGGTTCGCGTCTCCGATCGCATCCCCGAGCCGGACCCCGCATGGACGGGCGAGCATCCCGATCCGGGAACCAGCCTCGCGCCGTACCGCGTGTACAACATCGGAAACCACCAGCCCGTCGAGTTGCTCGAGTTCATCGGCATCATCGAGAAAAAGCTCGGCCGCACCGCCGAGAAAAAGCTGATGCCCATCCAGCCCGGCGACGTGCCCGCGACCTACGCCGACGTCTCCGACCTCCAGCGCGACGTCGGCTTCGCTCCCGCGACGCCCCTCGAAGTCGGGATCGGCCGGTTCATCGACTGGTATAGAGAATACTATAAAATCTCATGA